The region aatcaatattttcaaattaaatccTTAAATAATCAACTTTTCAAAAACAAATACCAAAATAACCACCTTTCTTAACTGATACGTTAGTTGAACTGGCGCATCCAATTAACCTAGAGAGGAGGCGCTATTGAAGCTAGCGCATGCTCCAAATGGTGTAGCACCTAGGTGTCATGCCTCTTGGCGCCTGCATGTGTGGTGTCACATGCATTGTCGCATGCATACACTACATAGTGTATGTGCCAATGCATATTGCGCATGCACctttagttttttatttttttaaaattttaaatgttaattttacaaataaataaaaaatactgaaaataaaaattatatttatgtTATAATGAATATTACATGGAATTGACAAGAAATTTAATGACTCGTCCGATTGAAACGCCCATTGTTCCACATCCAGGTGTGTTAgtctgtcttcgaggtctccaacgattttcttgaggtgtttggggtctttgagtgctgacatgatccAATGGCGGCTGGTGCGAAAGTCCAGTGGAAGGTCCAGCGATATTTGATAGAcgtgtcatcatttgttcccaatagcTTGGGGGTTTTcgccaacggcgcttccgtaattgagtttggtgcccatgttgtcgtagttggaTCGTTGTGGTTGGGTGAATTGTGGATGATATGGTTTCCCGAATTAGGACATTTAATCGGTTTGAAAACGAATCAATGGTTCCTAGAGTGTACTatagtcaaacaatggttggATGTTGTGGCGATGAGATGTTTGGGTGGTAATTGGTGGGGGGCTGCGATGACATGAATtatatgaatcatctgggctatagactGTTGTGGTGGCTGCGTATGGTCGTTGGTaggtagggtttgattcttggttttgaggttgggtgtgtggcatgaatgggttgcgaggttgggtgtttggttgttgggtgtatatggtagggtgatggtgtgaggttggtcgttgggtttgggtgagttgacattgttcttggacagagatttgttgttgggcgtatgatgacAAATCTAGTTGCCATGGATCAATTAAATACCTTGGCTCAAACACAAATTGTGACATTGTAAGCGACCTAAACCATtccatatattgttgagttggtctagcacccTGTATGtctggttcgtttaagatgtgttgtcgtcgattctCCAATGACGACACAACTCTTTTGCGAAGTCCCTCTagtcggaataatcccattgggtATCAAATCTCTGTTGATGTCAATCTCCCAAACATGTCGAAAagttctggaatttgttgttgcatgccgaactgcagttttaccggataattggtgtttttgttgtccaaactgcatcatcatcatggttaacctaTTGATAAAGATCCAAATATGGCCTCTAGATAAACTGTGCAAGAATATGACATGATTAGATGATAGAtaatttgataattatttttaaatcaaaataaaGTTTTGTTGGAATAGTACATCGTCTGatccaatgtggtccaatagattgtgatagactactacagcgtgtttcggacacctgttgtagttcatccctctAACTGACCACATAGAtcaaaaaaatttgaaaaatattatttagagtTAATTGCAATACAAAGTCTAATAATTAGATGGTAAAGTTTTAAACTTACTTTATTGCAAAGGGGAATATGAATAACTTCTCATTTACCGGGACGAGTGACAACATTCTTGGCCAAActcatgcttgtagcaaatatgCGCATGAATAAAACGTAGAAGTATTTTTTTTGGCATATTTACACAACACACTATATAGATTGACCAAAATagttgaaccccaactatatatgcttaccttatttatgtttcgtaacaacggtaaatacataatacttaccgtattaccagtactttcGGGAAGTAAAAAATTATCgaatagaatcataatataacaccgagctttaattattttttcatactTGGTAGATTCTTCAGTAAATGttatactcgcataatattgtttGAGATGTTTTAAGTTAATATCTTGACCCCTAACTTGGTCGTCACACAAAGGGGCGCCCAACAATTCATTGCAAATAGAGTTATcctggttaactctaccatttacGACCTTACCATTGATATgtagacccaacaacatgtagacgccctcaagtgtgacggtacacccaccgaaaggaaggtgaaatatgtgggtctcgggtctccatctctgcaacaaaacaagaacaaatttgtagtcaaccgagtatgagactatgttgaAGAGATTACCAAAACCGTATCCTCGAATATATGGTTCAatcaaaggatcgtggggtacatattcatgtacacgacatcaAAATCGTTTTGGGTCCTAATAAAACATAAataagaaataaaataagaagtaataaacaataaaagcataagtaagaaataagtacgaaataagtaagaagaaataataacatacaaatgtcgagatattgTCGATTGTTCCTCGATGTTTATCATCCATAGTCAATAGAGACATAATGCTGCAGAGGTTGAGTATTGCAGATGTTGAGTGTTGTAAAGGTGGAGTGTTGCAGATATTGATTGTTAGAGTTGCAGATGTTGAGTCTTGTGAATTGCTGccctatttatagatgagataATGTTGCAGCATGTGAATAGCTATGCAGTGTGTGAAACATGGAATATGGCACATGCATGTGAGGATATGGTATAACTTATTATTATAACTTATTTTTTAgaaataaattattttaaattataacTTACTTTAGgatttaaataaatttaaataagttattaataatatttttataatatacattctattatttattattatttactcatccaatttttaattaattcgtaatctttcaatttttttaattaattgaGTATTTGACGTATTGGATTTGTTCTTAACCCTATTGGCTAGTATGAGCGAAACCAATATTTCAAAATCTAAACTCTAAATTGTAACGATCTATCATAGTATTAGCTCTAGGTCCACGAAAATTCTTCTCCTGTCAACATAGGACCATCAACTTGCTATCAAGCTCAAACACACTCACACAAGAAAACATAGCTGAGCAGCAAATTTGCACCCTAAAGAGCACTAATGCTctcaacaagagtcaattcagCAGCCAAATGTCAATTCCAAGTTGCAGCAGCAATGAAGTATATGGATTTGTCAGTATTCTCCGCCTTGTTTTGCCAATTCAGCAACATCGAACTGATTAACCTTTCTGAAATTAGACCTCcactttattttttttttatttagaGCTACTTCCAGGCTTATCAATAAATCTTTTTTTTTGTTCTCTTGATAAAGCTTCATCATTTTGTTTATTTTCTATGGCTTCTTTCTTTGATTACTATTGTTTATTTTATTAATTCTATCATACTATTCAGGGTCTTCTCAATCTTTTTTAGAGATCCAATATAAGAAGTTGAAGTTAATTTTAGTTGTGAAACTTTTTTAAGAGGCTCTATTAACTATAAATAAATTGTGAAATATTTGTATGTAGCCCCTTTTTTTATAGCTTAATCATAAAAAAGTGTGAGGTCATATGCTATAGATTGCTTTTCACGTCCTCAAAACGACCCGAATGCTATTTTATCTCATCATAGTGCATGAATTCTTTACTAGTTATATTTATACTTGGTCATTCACATTAAATAAATAAgtttattttgatttttgtttaCTTAGATTGAGCTTGAAATTTATTGTACAATACTAATGGTTTTCTTATGAGTATTTGCAGCAAATGAGGCACTTGCAAGGATGGCAAGCATTGGAATTTTGCCCAACATGATAGTCTATTTGATGGGAACTTACAAAATTCCTCTTGGAAAAGCTACTCAAATACTCATCTTATCCTCTGCTGCCACCAATTTCATGCCTGTGGTTGGTGCTTTTGTTGCAGATTCTTATCTAGGCCGATTCTTAGTCGTTGGATTAGGCTCTACTGTTAGTTTCCTGGTATATATAGTTATTCAAATTTGTACTACACTTTTTATATTATATTACAGACATAGACATAGACAATAGACAGACAGCAGACACGACACTGAGATCGATACGTCTACACCGATAATAATTTGAAAATTACACcgataataattttaaaaaatgaataaacTAAACGTATGTGTTAATGTTGGTGTCAACGTCGGTGTCAAACTCTGACACAGACACAAATACACAATTTTTCAAAGGTTTAGGTGTTACAGTATTAAATACTCTAAAAGTAGGTTACAAATTATTCTCTTTTGTTGTTATAGGGAATGGCAATGTTGTGGTTAACAACAATGATCCATCCAGCTGAAGGTGGTAAATCAGCAACATTAGTGGAAATGGCAATTCTACTCTCTGCATTAGGTCTCATGTCAATTGGAAGTGGAGGTCTTTCATGCTCCTTAGCATTTGGTGCAGATCAAGTGAACACAAAAGATAACCTAAATGACAACCATTCGTTCGTGGAAATTTTCTTTAGTTGGTATTATGCTTTCACACTTATCTCTATCATAATAGGTCTCACTGGAATAGTATATATTCAAGATCATCTTGGATGGAAAATCGGTTTCGGTGTTCCGGCAATACTCATGCTTTTATCCACTATCTTATTCTTTCTTGCTTCACCTCTTTACGTAAAGATTCATAAAAGGACCAACTTCTTCACTGGTTTTTCGCAAGTGGTTTCTGCTTCCTATAAGAACAGAAATATTCCATTACCGTCTAAAAATTCTACTCAGTGTTACCATCACTACACTGACTCAGATTGTGCTGTTCCAACTGATAAACTAAGGTAAAATCATCTTTTTGCTTTTTTATATTCACTAAATTTGGATGAAATATTTCATTATCTTGTGCTTTTTTATCCTTTTCAGTATTACTATTTGACTTAAAACTTCTGGATAACGAGTAGTTATATATAGAGGATGGTTTTAAATTGTGGTTATGGTTGCAAATCTTGCAATTGCGGTCATAGTGATACACATTATGGCCGTTGCAGCGTAAATTTTAATTGGGATGCATTCGAAATATACCTGAAAAAACACTTGAAGTTAAGATTTTTTATTACATATGAATAGGAAGTAAATTGAGTTTTGGAGTTATGAAATTTGGACTTTTGATAAAAATACTTAAGAAACATGGACAAAATTGTCTAATGGGGTTTCTAATGACAGTCAGATGCATGATTTTAATTCACACTGCGGAGGCTACGACATCAATCAAGGTTTTAAATAACGGTTGGGGTTGTGTAAAAACTTTCGCGATTTCGATCAATACAGATGTTGCGATAGTAATTGTGGTCTTCACAATGTGAATTTACGATAATTTCTTTTTAATGTTTTCGCGGTATCAGACCGTTTTTTAAAACCTTGTCAGCAGTATTGCGAATGTAATTGCTGTTGTGAAGTGCAACTTAAAACCATGATATAGAGTAACAATACTAGAATTACAACTTGTGTAACTAATTTGTAACAAACTTTTATATATATCAGGTTTTTCAATAAAGCTTGTCTTATTAAAGATCATGAACAAGATAAAGCCTGTGATGGCTCAGCAATAAATCCATGGAGTTTGTGCACAGTGGATCAAGTAGAAGAACTAAAATCCATTGTTAGAGTTATTCCATTATGGTCAACAGGGATCATGATGTCTCTTAACATTGGAGGCTCATTTGGATTGTTGCAAGCTAAATCACTGGACAGACACATAACCTCGCACTTCGAAGTACCAGCAGGATCTTTCAGTGTTATCTTGGTAGGTGCAGTATTCATATGGATAGTTATCTACGACCGCGTTCTTCTTCCATTCGTGTCAAAGATACGAGGCAAACCAGTGAGGATCTGCGCGAAAAAAAGAATGGGAATCGGGTTATTCTTTTATTTTCTCTACTTGGTAACTGCAGCGACTTTCGAGACTATAAGAAGAAAGAAAGCAATCAATGATGATACCAATGACGGAGTGTTGAAAATGTCTGCAATGTGGCTTGCACCTCAACTTTGCTTGGCTGGTATAGCTGAAGCATTCAATATAATAGGCCAAAATGAATTTTATTACTCAGAGTTTCCAAGGACTATGTCTAGTGTTGCTGTTTCACTTCCTGGATTGGGAATGGCAGCTGGAAATTTGGTTTCTTCTTTTGTGTTTAGTACTATAGAAAATGTTACTTCAAGAGGAGGGGAAAAAGGGTGGATTTGTGATGATATTAATGAGGGTCGTTTTGATAAGTATTATTGGGTTATAGCTGGACTGAGTGCTATTAATGTAGTCTATTATTTGGTATGTAGTTGGGCTTATGGAACTACAGTTGAAGAGTTAATTAAGGATTAATATGATTGATCAATTGTATATAGAAGACTATGGAGATAGAGATACTGAATTTGAAAGATTGTATAGTAGATAACCACAATTTTATTGATATTGTTGGAAGTTGGGATATTGTTAAGttagttttttttcttcatgTTTTTCTTTTATAATTAACTTTTTCTCTATTGGTTTGTTGTAGAAGTTGTAAAGATTGATCACTCTTTATAAGATCATTCTCTTTTCTATTTTAAGTAATTCGTTCTTAGAGAGTTACAATCAAACACGGAGACCCAATGGAATTGGGTAGATG is a window of Lathyrus oleraceus cultivar Zhongwan6 chromosome 6, CAAS_Psat_ZW6_1.0, whole genome shotgun sequence DNA encoding:
- the LOC127092805 gene encoding protein NRT1/ PTR FAMILY 1.2 isoform X1, with amino-acid sequence MSMSFYLPLDNEDLDNDTTQKMHKEVENSGAAADEMESQLISQPQRQKGGLITMPFIIANEALARMASIGILPNMIVYLMGTYKIPLGKATQILILSSAATNFMPVVGAFVADSYLGRFLVVGLGSTVSFLGMAMLWLTTMIHPAEGGKSATLVEMAILLSALGLMSIGSGGLSCSLAFGADQVNTKDNLNDNHSFVEIFFSWYYAFTLISIIIGLTGIVYIQDHLGWKIGFGVPAILMLLSTILFFLASPLYVKIHKRTNFFTGFSQVVSASYKNRNIPLPSKNSTQCYHHYTDSDCAVPTDKLRFFNKACLIKDHEQDKACDGSAINPWSLCTVDQVEELKSIVRVIPLWSTGIMMSLNIGGSFGLLQAKSLDRHITSHFEVPAGSFSVILVGAVFIWIVIYDRVLLPFVSKIRGKPVRICAKKRMGIGLFFYFLYLVTAATFETIRRKKAINDDTNDGVLKMSAMWLAPQLCLAGIAEAFNIIGQNEFYYSEFPRTMSSVAVSLPGLGMAAGNLVSSFVFSTIENVTSRGGEKGWICDDINEGRFDKYYWVIAGLSAINVVYYLVCSWAYGTTVEELIKD
- the LOC127092805 gene encoding protein NRT1/ PTR FAMILY 1.2 isoform X2 yields the protein MASIGILPNMIVYLMGTYKIPLGKATQILILSSAATNFMPVVGAFVADSYLGRFLVVGLGSTVSFLGMAMLWLTTMIHPAEGGKSATLVEMAILLSALGLMSIGSGGLSCSLAFGADQVNTKDNLNDNHSFVEIFFSWYYAFTLISIIIGLTGIVYIQDHLGWKIGFGVPAILMLLSTILFFLASPLYVKIHKRTNFFTGFSQVVSASYKNRNIPLPSKNSTQCYHHYTDSDCAVPTDKLRFFNKACLIKDHEQDKACDGSAINPWSLCTVDQVEELKSIVRVIPLWSTGIMMSLNIGGSFGLLQAKSLDRHITSHFEVPAGSFSVILVGAVFIWIVIYDRVLLPFVSKIRGKPVRICAKKRMGIGLFFYFLYLVTAATFETIRRKKAINDDTNDGVLKMSAMWLAPQLCLAGIAEAFNIIGQNEFYYSEFPRTMSSVAVSLPGLGMAAGNLVSSFVFSTIENVTSRGGEKGWICDDINEGRFDKYYWVIAGLSAINVVYYLVCSWAYGTTVEELIKD